TCATAGTTCATAAGAATCCCCATGAAATCACAGATTTCATGGGGATTTCCTATATCTCATGAGCAGAGTTGCGAGTTTTGTTGCCTTTTCGAAGTATCCAAGCCTCTCTGGGGCTATTTTCAGTCCGGTTTTCCTCAAATTTCGACCTTGCTACTTAGAAAAGGCAACAAAACTCGCAACTCTCGTTTTCGAAGCTGAGATTGCCGCTCTAGAATGAGTGCTGTGAGCAGAAAGTCTAAGTCAAGCAAGGGAAAAGGATCGACGCCCGCAACCGTGATGCTCGAAAAGGCCGGTGTGGACTTCCACCTCTACGAATATGCACATTCGAATGAGCACATGGACGAGGGATACGGTGTCGAAGCAGCAGAGAAACTGGGGTTGAATCCGCATCAGATATTCAAGACCTTGCTCGCAGACACAGGTGCTGAACGTGTGGTCGGCATTGTGCCAGTGAGCGGACACCTCGATATGAAAGCGCTCGCAGCGGCAGTGGGCGCCAAGAAGGCGAGTATGGCAGATCCACGCCAAGCCGAGAGAGAAACCGGATACGTTGTCGGGGGCATATCGCCACTCGGACAGAGGACAAGACACCGCACCGTTCTCGACAGCAGTGCGCTTGAACATTCCGAGATTCTTGTCTCTGGCGGAAAGCGCGGCTTCGACATAGGCATCAATCCACAGGATCTGATCACCGTGCTCAAGGCAACAACCGCCGATATCGGCACATGGTAGAGAAGGGTGAGCAGGCTACCACTAGTATGGTTAGCGAGTATGGTTACCAATGACGATACTGGGAATGATCAATGACGATTTTCAGCAGACCGTAGCCAACCGTTCCTGTTACTTTTCCATGTATCAGAACTTTGCTCGTATCAAAACCTTGGGAGTACACGATGACCATAACCAACATTGAGAAAAGCGCACCACAGACGCTCACGCATGTATCCTCAACGGGTGCCGGACGGTGCGCACACTACACGCCAACACCCATAACCGGTCAGCAGTACTCAATTTCACACGGCACATACAAGGCAACGGTATCGCAGCTCGGCGCAGGATTGCGAAGCCTAACTTACGAAGGCAAGAACATCATCGTCTCCTACGATCCAAATGCGACGATACCCTGCTGCAACGGCTATGTGCTCGTACCATTTCCCAACCGACTCGAAGATGGCGAATATAGCTTCGAAGGCAAAAGCTACTCCATTCCCATCGATGAGCGGGAACGTCAGACTGCCCTGCATGGCCTTGGGTATCGATACCTCTGGCATCTGGAATCGCTCACCGATGCGTCTGTGACGCTCTCATGGCGCTCCCCTGCAATCATCGGCTACCCCTTCGATGTTGTGGTCACGGTGACCTATTCCCTAGACGACAATGGTCTGACCATGCTCACCACTGCCGCAAATCAGGGAAACACTGCAGCTCCCTGGGCATTCGGCATCCATCCATGGCTGTCGAATGGCAAGAATGGCTATGGCAACGACAAGATCGAGGCCGACAATGCTCGCTGCTCGCTACAGCTTCCGTGCGGTCAGCATGTGATTGCAAGCCCTGATAGACTGCTCCCCCAAGGTGAGGAATCCGTTGAAGGAACCCCATATGATCTTCGCGAAAGAACTTCTCTCAGCGGCAAGGCCTTCGACGATGCCTGGACAGGTGTCAATCGTGCCCATGACGGTTCAAGTACCGCGATCTTCACTCGACCAGACGGACTGGCAGTTCATCTGAAGGGCGATGACACGATCAACGCCTGGCAGGTATGCACCGGAACAGGATTCCCCGCCGATGCCCATCCTGCGGGGGTTGCTGTCGAGCCGATGACTGCATATGCCAATGCCTTCAGAACAGGCAAGAATCTGGTGATCCTCAAACCTGACACGACGTATTCAACGACGATCTCCTACCACGTTGAGCACGTCTGAAGACACTGTTCATGACGCTTGATTTGAATTGGTCTGGACAATGTGGGATAATTCATCAGGCTTATTCGCAAGGGAGTAAAGGAGTCCATCATGGGCATGCGTGGACGTAAGCGCAAAGATCGTCGCAAGAAAGCCGCTAACCACGGTAAAAGGCCAAACGCCTGATTTTTTAGCGAACTTAACATCCCTGGCACAGTCTCATTGCCATACATCATTGGAAAGAGATCATGTCAGGGATTTTTCATATTCTCAATACGAGATAATCCAGCGAGCGCAACTGTTCATCTCAGCTGTACTTCTTAATAGTGCAACGCAACAGTCGAGCTCAGCAATGACCGAACCCATGACGTTGCGACGACCTGACTCACTCATTGACGAGAGGTGTCGTCGTGCTTCAAATCTGAAGTGGTTTCATCCATGAAATGGCGCAGCCGCCGCAGCAGGCATTGCGGCGCGACCTGAGGGCGAAGATAATCACGCAAGGCCTCGATCACAGCACGCTCATGGGCATCACAGCACGTACTGGGGTCAAAGCACTGCGATGATGTGCTCACCTTGGTAACCTCAATGCTTGTCTCGACCAGTCGGCCATCAGAATCTCGGGTCAATGATACGTGTTCGGTATGCTCAATACGACCGTCCATATCCGCCCCTCTCCTTGATGCGTGGTGCGTACAACACCGCTGACTTGGTCTTCATGACCGTCATCATGATTGTTACTCTTCTACTCTTACTGTATCGCTGCCCATGGCTTTCGGCTTCACCTTTGGCACTTTATTGCTATCAGCAGCATGGGAATAATGACGAGATTCGGCTCGACCATTGCCATCGGCATCCTGTTCACGGTGAGATGGACGATTGCCTTGGCTGTGCTGACCATACCCTCGTTCGCGAGCGTATGCGGCAAGCTCCTCCTTCAGCTGCGCGCGGGCGCGGTTGAGTCTGCTCATCACTGTGCCAATCTTGATGCCCTCTTCTTCGGCCACCTGATTGTAGCTTTTGCCATCAATGGCCGCATCGATGAAGACCTTGCGACGTTCTGGACTCAACTTTTGCAGAGCCGCCAGAATCTCTTTCGGCGCGAATTTCTCAAGATATTCCTGCTCGGCAGATTTCAGCCCTTCCGAAGCATGGCCTGAAGCGGAGTAGATGTCCCAATCATCGTATTCACCGGTGGAATCGTTCGCTCGCTGCGGTCTGCGCTTGGCTTTCTGATACTGGTTGAAGAAGGCATTGCGCTCGATGGTCGTCATCCAAGCCTCGAAGTTGCTGCCAATCTCGAATCGATCGAAAGCCTTGAATCCGCGTTCGAACGTGTCCTGAACCAGATCCTGAGCATCGTCTGGATTGTTGGTGAGCCTCATCGCCTGCCTGTACAGTGCGTTGACAGCAGGCATGGCTAAAGCTTCGAAACGTCTGCGTTTTTCTTGCAGCTGTTCCGTATTGTCCTGTTGTTTCACAAGCCCCGTCTGATCCGCCACACCTCCATTGTGCCATTGCCGACGAATAAGCATTGTTTCGGAGTGTCCGTGTCAAAACGCACAATTACTGATATGAACGATTTGGCGCAAAGCGAGCAGCTGCTGAAGACATTGGGTTCGGCACCGCAGCAGACCAGTGAAACTCCATTATCGAAGTCATGGCTTCTTGGCTTCGACACAGAAACGACGGGGGCACGTCCCGGGCGCGATGCGATTGTCTCGGCAACGCTCGTGCTGAGAAATCCTGAGCTTGGCCATGACCACGATGTACTCGGCGAGTGGATCATCAACCCTCACCGACACATGAGTCCCGGCGCGAGCAAGGTGAATGGCTTTACCGATGACTATCTGGAAGAGCATGGGATTGAACCGGAAGAAGCTCTCGAATCCATCACTAAGGTGATTGTGAGCGCTCAGAACAGCAACATTCCCTTGCTGGCCTACAACGCACCTTTCGACGTTGCCATGCTCCAACACGATTTGGGTCAGTGGAAGCTTGACACTCTTGAATCCAGAATCACGAACGACTCTTTGCTCATCGTCGATCCTCTGGTCATTGACCGCGCGGTGTCCCATCGAAGCGGCAAGCGCACGCTCAGCTATACGACGGAATATTATGGCGTCGAACCGGACGGTGACTTTCATAATGCAACAGCCGACACGGTCGCTGCAGTCGATCTGATCGGGCCCATGACCACGCTGTATCCGCAGGTCGGTCGCTTGAAGATTGGCGAGCTCATGGCATGGCAGCAACACGCCCATGGCATCTGGAAGGACTCATTCAATCAGTGGTTGACATCCAAGGGACGACGTCCCATTCAGGATGGATGGTTCGAGTAGTCACCATAGCATCACCATTGGCGTTGTAGACTTGCAATGATTTTGTGAGGCTGCGTTGAATGGCTGCAGCATGATTGATCGCCGCACCATAGTGGTGCACCGTTACCATGGTGGAATAGGCATGGTAGGGATTCAGAAGGTGCCTATGGCTGGTGGCTGACGGCTGACGGCCTCGCGGCCTGAAAGATGGCTTGACAGATGGCGGCAGTGAGATCGCCTGGCGCGCATATGGATCGAGAGATTGAAGGAATGGTGTTATGGCTCTGACCTTGGCTTCTGCAACACGGCTGCTGAAACGCAATGGTTTGTTGCGAGAACTGATCCGAGCGGATCGTTGGACCTTGGATCCATACTCATTCGACGGTTTCGACGGTTTCTACGGTGCAGACACCAACTTCACTGACATCACCTACGACACACGCAAGGTCAGCCGAGGTGGTCTGCTGTTCTGCAAAGGACGG
This Bifidobacterium sp. WK041_4_12 DNA region includes the following protein-coding sequences:
- the ybaK gene encoding Cys-tRNA(Pro) deacylase, whose protein sequence is MSAVSRKSKSSKGKGSTPATVMLEKAGVDFHLYEYAHSNEHMDEGYGVEAAEKLGLNPHQIFKTLLADTGAERVVGIVPVSGHLDMKALAAAVGAKKASMADPRQAERETGYVVGGISPLGQRTRHRTVLDSSALEHSEILVSGGKRGFDIGINPQDLITVLKATTADIGTW
- a CDS encoding aldose 1-epimerase family protein, with the translated sequence MTITNIEKSAPQTLTHVSSTGAGRCAHYTPTPITGQQYSISHGTYKATVSQLGAGLRSLTYEGKNIIVSYDPNATIPCCNGYVLVPFPNRLEDGEYSFEGKSYSIPIDERERQTALHGLGYRYLWHLESLTDASVTLSWRSPAIIGYPFDVVVTVTYSLDDNGLTMLTTAANQGNTAAPWAFGIHPWLSNGKNGYGNDKIEADNARCSLQLPCGQHVIASPDRLLPQGEESVEGTPYDLRERTSLSGKAFDDAWTGVNRAHDGSSTAIFTRPDGLAVHLKGDDTINAWQVCTGTGFPADAHPAGVAVEPMTAYANAFRTGKNLVILKPDTTYSTTISYHVEHV
- a CDS encoding 50S ribosomal protein bL37, which encodes MGMRGRKRKDRRKKAANHGKRPNA
- a CDS encoding sigma-70 family RNA polymerase sigma factor; amino-acid sequence: MPAVNALYRQAMRLTNNPDDAQDLVQDTFERGFKAFDRFEIGSNFEAWMTTIERNAFFNQYQKAKRRPQRANDSTGEYDDWDIYSASGHASEGLKSAEQEYLEKFAPKEILAALQKLSPERRKVFIDAAIDGKSYNQVAEEEGIKIGTVMSRLNRARAQLKEELAAYARERGYGQHSQGNRPSHREQDADGNGRAESRHYSHAADSNKVPKVKPKAMGSDTVRVEE
- a CDS encoding exonuclease domain-containing protein, producing the protein MNDLAQSEQLLKTLGSAPQQTSETPLSKSWLLGFDTETTGARPGRDAIVSATLVLRNPELGHDHDVLGEWIINPHRHMSPGASKVNGFTDDYLEEHGIEPEEALESITKVIVSAQNSNIPLLAYNAPFDVAMLQHDLGQWKLDTLESRITNDSLLIVDPLVIDRAVSHRSGKRTLSYTTEYYGVEPDGDFHNATADTVAAVDLIGPMTTLYPQVGRLKIGELMAWQQHAHGIWKDSFNQWLTSKGRRPIQDGWFE